From the genome of Pseudomonas sp. gcc21, one region includes:
- a CDS encoding general stress protein, translating into MSSKDNMSTSQAGQKGGQKTSQTHDKEFYQNIGSKGGQNSGGNFANDPQRASEAGSKGGQNSSGNFANDPERASEAGSKGGQNSGGNFANDREKASEAGRRGGQNSHSGGRNS; encoded by the coding sequence ATGTCCAGTAAAGACAATATGAGCACAAGCCAGGCCGGTCAGAAGGGCGGCCAGAAAACCTCACAAACCCACGACAAGGAATTCTATCAGAACATTGGTAGCAAGGGCGGCCAGAACAGCGGCGGCAATTTCGCCAACGATCCGCAACGCGCTTCTGAAGCGGGCAGCAAGGGCGGTCAGAACAGTAGCGGTAACTTCGCCAACGACCCCGAGCGCGCCTCCGAAGCGGGCAGCAAAGGGGGTCAGAACAGTGGCGGCAACTTCGCCAATGACCGCGAAAAAGCATCCGAAGCCGGACGCAGAGGTGGCCAGAACAGCCATAGCGGCGGCCGCAACAGCTGA
- a CDS encoding sensor domain-containing diguanylate cyclase, with protein sequence MTRLARLFRKRLALRSAGFTLLAVAVLGIASLTGAILVSESRERDRQYERLEELLTTVERTVQIACFLDDKELAAEVANGLLSNRIVGSVTVVQGSNVLAAQGTAGTGHRSSIERAIMSPFVPEEQVCSVELTPNDTEISRSVMRASLFTGVVLSLQLIAIGAVVVWVILRMIIKPITSVSRRLRALAPESGEQLRTPPGNQDDELGHLVGSVNGMIERLVRSIHDERSMRLQREVDEKRFRAIFENVETGIFELNNEGRMLSANPAFRRLFNIRPELDLNQQPIHFADLAGEAREQVEDELMLLVNRGRPCRMELKLESGEYPRWVSILLNSFEEGRLQGVANDVTERQLAAHAAEHMAVTDLLTGIGNRRGLMMRLDQSMRIVESDPGYKCALVMLDLDRFKQANDTYGHAVGDKVLHHVASLLTELVRQADYVCRLGGDEFVVLLEGTARREDIERVLDRFLERVNQPIGIEPGIEVSIGASLGVAILDENAQSAEDVLQRADSAMYQAKHAGRNCYRFHS encoded by the coding sequence GTGACCAGACTGGCGAGGCTGTTCCGCAAACGCCTTGCCCTGCGTAGCGCGGGGTTTACGTTACTGGCTGTAGCCGTGCTGGGGATTGCCTCGCTGACCGGCGCAATACTGGTAAGCGAAAGCCGCGAGCGCGACCGCCAGTACGAGCGTCTCGAAGAACTGCTCACTACCGTTGAGCGGACGGTGCAAATTGCCTGCTTTCTGGATGACAAGGAGCTGGCTGCGGAAGTGGCGAACGGCCTGTTGAGTAACCGCATCGTTGGATCAGTCACTGTGGTGCAGGGCAGCAACGTTCTCGCGGCACAGGGAACGGCGGGCACCGGCCACCGTTCATCCATAGAGCGGGCAATCATGTCTCCCTTTGTGCCAGAGGAGCAGGTTTGCAGCGTTGAGCTGACGCCGAATGATACGGAAATCAGCCGCTCGGTCATGCGCGCTTCATTGTTTACCGGCGTTGTGCTGTCGCTGCAGCTGATAGCAATCGGCGCGGTTGTCGTGTGGGTGATTCTGCGGATGATCATCAAGCCCATCACCAGTGTTTCGCGCAGACTGAGAGCGCTGGCGCCGGAGAGCGGCGAGCAGCTCCGGACCCCGCCCGGCAACCAGGACGACGAACTGGGCCACCTGGTCGGCAGCGTTAACGGCATGATCGAACGTCTGGTCAGATCCATTCATGATGAGCGCAGCATGCGGCTGCAGCGTGAAGTCGATGAAAAACGCTTCCGCGCTATCTTCGAAAACGTCGAAACAGGCATTTTCGAGCTGAATAATGAAGGCCGCATGCTCTCTGCAAACCCGGCCTTCAGGCGCCTGTTCAACATTCGGCCTGAGCTGGATCTCAATCAGCAGCCCATCCACTTTGCCGATCTTGCAGGTGAAGCGAGGGAGCAGGTTGAAGACGAATTGATGTTATTGGTGAACCGGGGCCGGCCGTGTCGCATGGAACTGAAATTGGAGAGCGGTGAGTATCCCCGCTGGGTCAGTATTCTCCTTAACAGCTTCGAAGAAGGCCGTTTGCAGGGTGTGGCTAATGATGTGACTGAGCGGCAGCTGGCCGCTCACGCCGCTGAGCACATGGCAGTCACCGATCTGCTCACTGGTATCGGCAACCGCCGTGGCCTGATGATGCGGCTCGATCAGTCCATGCGCATCGTCGAAAGCGATCCGGGCTATAAATGTGCTCTGGTCATGCTCGATCTCGACCGATTCAAGCAGGCCAACGATACCTATGGGCACGCGGTTGGGGACAAGGTTCTGCACCATGTCGCGTCACTGCTGACCGAGCTGGTACGTCAGGCAGACTATGTCTGCCGGCTCGGCGGAGACGAGTTTGTGGTGCTGCTTGAAGGCACTGCCCGGCGAGAGGATATCGAGCGGGTCCTTGATCGTTTCCTCGAGCGGGTCAATCAGCCTATCGGGATCGAACCCGGGATAGAGGTCAGTATTGGCGCCAGCCTCGGCGTAGCCATTCTGGACGAGAATGCACAATCCGCTGAGGACGTGCTGCAGCGCGCCGATAGCGCGATGTATCAGGCGAAACACGCCGGACGCAACTGCTACCGCTTTCACAGCTGA
- a CDS encoding porin, translating to MRVIQMFSRYLLAALALVASGGISAADVFDGSVTLRGFGTLGLTHNSSSGAGYIRDITQPDGPAGTWSSHVDTRLGLQLDWRVNDRLTAVVQGLSRYNYQGRYEPELSWAFLRYSPDPAVQLRLGRIGLDTYMLADSRDVGYSYLWTRPPVDYYGNRHLAYIDGGDVTLIRPVGQGLLWSKLYAGVADEKVPSAFGDGAVFDASGSKVLGGHVNYDWDRWRVRLGMTRTEHRLEGTDEYMQGIEQFEQSCAFIPGCDPAFPEYIRAMLAPANIYITSLGVAYDRGPLQVQAMLSHLDRPGDETDVDAAFISVGYRISSITPYAVLSGSRTDGFAYRDIGVDIDGEGGLTQQTFSVGARYDLANNLALKTQLDYLNVDQGGLLARNMKPDWDGNATIFSINLDFIF from the coding sequence ATGAGAGTAATTCAGATGTTCTCCAGGTATTTGCTGGCCGCCCTGGCTCTGGTGGCGTCCGGCGGCATATCAGCCGCTGACGTGTTTGATGGAAGTGTGACGCTGCGGGGATTCGGCACCCTCGGCCTGACACACAACAGCAGCAGCGGCGCCGGATATATACGCGATATTACCCAGCCTGACGGCCCTGCCGGCACCTGGAGCTCGCATGTCGATACCCGGCTCGGATTGCAACTTGACTGGCGGGTGAACGACCGGCTCACCGCTGTGGTTCAGGGCTTGAGTCGCTACAACTACCAAGGGCGATACGAGCCAGAGCTGTCCTGGGCCTTCCTGCGCTATTCGCCCGATCCGGCGGTCCAGTTGCGACTGGGACGTATCGGCCTGGATACCTACATGCTGGCCGATTCCCGGGATGTCGGTTACTCCTATCTATGGACGCGGCCACCGGTGGACTACTACGGCAACCGGCATCTGGCATACATCGATGGCGGCGATGTCACCTTGATCCGGCCGGTAGGCCAGGGGTTGTTATGGAGCAAGCTCTACGCCGGCGTGGCAGATGAAAAGGTACCCTCCGCCTTTGGTGACGGAGCCGTATTCGATGCCAGCGGCAGCAAGGTACTGGGCGGTCATGTCAATTATGACTGGGACCGCTGGCGGGTACGCCTGGGCATGACGAGGACTGAGCACAGACTGGAGGGCACCGATGAGTATATGCAGGGCATTGAGCAGTTCGAGCAGTCCTGTGCCTTTATTCCTGGCTGCGATCCGGCCTTTCCAGAGTACATCCGCGCCATGCTGGCGCCGGCCAATATCTACATAACCTCTCTGGGTGTTGCCTATGATCGCGGTCCGCTTCAGGTTCAGGCGATGCTGAGTCACCTCGACCGGCCCGGCGACGAAACCGATGTCGACGCAGCCTTCATATCTGTGGGTTACCGGATCAGCTCCATAACCCCCTATGCCGTGCTGTCCGGTTCGCGCACTGACGGTTTTGCATATCGTGATATCGGTGTCGATATAGACGGGGAAGGCGGATTGACTCAACAAACATTTTCGGTGGGCGCCCGATACGATCTGGCAAACAATCTGGCGCTCAAGACGCAGCTGGATTACCTGAACGTGGATCAAGGCGGGCTCCTGGCGCGCAACATGAAACCTGATTGGGACGGCAATGCGACGATCTTCAGTATCAACCTGGACTTCATCTTCTAG
- a CDS encoding general stress protein: protein MTTNKNPGNFANDREKASEAGKKGGHNSGGNFANDREKASEAGKKGGQNSHGGGRS from the coding sequence ATGACTACCAACAAGAACCCAGGCAACTTTGCAAACGATCGAGAGAAAGCGTCGGAAGCAGGGAAAAAAGGCGGCCACAACAGCGGTGGCAATTTTGCGAATGATCGCGAGAAGGCTTCAGAAGCTGGCAAGAAAGGCGGTCAGAACAGCCATGGTGGCGGCCGCAGCTAA
- a CDS encoding glycosyltransferase family 2 protein, whose translation MKIISVILTYNRKDLLSQCLEAVSRQSRPCDEIIVVDNASTDDTEQMLRQQSLRNLTVHRLSENIGASGGFNAGFRLAYQSGADQVWMMDDDVIPADDALEKLLNADELLAEKAIEPAFLLSTAYTEHGLVTNAPSIDQRPNRIAYENWPLTLEHGIAPVRRATFVSILVPRRTLATYGLPIASMFIWGEDTEYTLRVTEDAPGFVVGNSKVVHLRQENGAIDIMAERNPNRVKYHRHYVRNEVFVARKYYRPRRVVVSVLHQCKIAMKLFGRGDFNKAGIVLRGLLESGPFNPSTESVDAPIANLGVTVDSYTPGRSSIAGWEPPEHVTLVDLCDYHFSRQTMGSVNLS comes from the coding sequence ATGAAAATCATCTCGGTAATCCTCACGTACAACCGGAAAGACCTTCTTAGCCAGTGCCTTGAGGCCGTCAGCCGCCAGTCCCGGCCCTGTGACGAAATCATCGTTGTCGACAATGCGAGCACCGACGACACCGAGCAAATGCTCCGCCAACAGTCCCTGCGCAACCTGACCGTCCACCGACTCTCCGAGAACATTGGCGCTTCGGGAGGCTTCAACGCCGGGTTTCGTCTCGCCTACCAGAGCGGCGCCGATCAGGTATGGATGATGGATGATGACGTCATTCCCGCTGACGATGCCCTTGAAAAGCTGCTCAACGCGGATGAATTGCTGGCTGAAAAGGCCATTGAACCCGCCTTTCTGCTGTCCACCGCCTACACCGAGCACGGTCTGGTCACCAACGCCCCGAGTATCGATCAGCGACCCAACCGCATCGCCTATGAGAACTGGCCTTTGACGCTTGAGCACGGCATTGCGCCTGTGCGCCGGGCCACCTTTGTTTCCATCCTGGTTCCACGACGCACGCTGGCCACCTACGGTCTGCCGATCGCGTCGATGTTCATCTGGGGCGAAGATACCGAATACACCCTGCGGGTTACCGAGGATGCTCCCGGGTTCGTTGTTGGAAACAGCAAGGTGGTACACCTGCGGCAGGAAAACGGGGCAATCGATATCATGGCCGAGCGCAACCCCAACCGGGTCAAATACCACCGTCACTATGTGCGCAACGAAGTGTTCGTGGCGCGCAAATACTACCGTCCCCGCCGGGTGGTGGTGTCGGTCCTTCATCAGTGCAAGATCGCGATGAAACTCTTCGGCCGCGGCGACTTCAATAAAGCCGGCATCGTGCTCAGGGGCTTGCTTGAAAGCGGACCCTTCAATCCCTCCACCGAATCGGTGGATGCGCCAATCGCCAATCTGGGCGTTACCGTCGATAGTTACACCCCCGGTAGAAGCAGCATTGCCGGCTGGGAGCCACCGGAGCACGTGACCCTGGTTGATCTCTGCGACTATCATTTTTCCCGGCAGACCATGGGGTCAGTCAATCTCAGCTGA
- a CDS encoding methyl-accepting chemotaxis protein — MLESFQQLNLQIRQSSELVASASAQLSVNSREAAGSLNQQQAHVEQFASAIDEMEYSMQDVSRNCSHGERIAAAAHQQVEQGARLVETNIASLHVLASTARDTSAAVQQLEQDSARITTILDVLGAIAEQTNLLALNASIEAARAGENGRGFAVVADEVRNLALRSQQSAREIAGQVSDLQLTARQAASMMTRSLEESETAVIHAGGILDAFQAITAGMHELSGKTGEIATAIEQQTTAVADINLRIGSFSQLLGTNAEQVTQNASASESITGQAQVMEQALARFGQPA; from the coding sequence ATGCTGGAAAGCTTTCAGCAGCTCAATCTGCAGATCCGTCAAAGCAGTGAGCTGGTCGCCAGTGCCTCCGCTCAACTGTCGGTCAACAGCCGCGAAGCGGCCGGCTCGCTAAACCAGCAACAAGCGCACGTCGAGCAATTCGCCAGCGCCATCGACGAAATGGAATACTCGATGCAGGATGTCAGCCGAAACTGCAGCCACGGCGAGCGCATCGCCGCCGCGGCGCACCAGCAGGTTGAACAGGGCGCCCGCCTGGTCGAGACCAATATCGCCTCCCTGCATGTGCTGGCCAGCACTGCTCGTGATACCTCAGCCGCGGTACAGCAGCTCGAGCAGGACAGCGCGCGCATCACCACCATCCTCGACGTACTCGGCGCGATTGCCGAACAGACCAATCTGCTTGCACTGAACGCCTCCATCGAGGCAGCCCGCGCTGGCGAAAACGGCCGTGGCTTTGCGGTGGTCGCCGATGAGGTTCGCAACCTCGCCCTGCGCTCGCAACAGTCGGCCCGAGAGATCGCCGGCCAGGTGAGTGATCTGCAACTCACCGCTCGGCAGGCCGCGTCGATGATGACCAGGAGTCTGGAGGAAAGCGAAACCGCAGTGATTCACGCTGGCGGTATCCTCGATGCGTTTCAGGCGATTACCGCCGGCATGCATGAGCTGAGCGGTAAGACAGGCGAGATAGCCACGGCAATCGAGCAGCAAACCACCGCAGTCGCAGACATCAATCTGCGCATTGGCAGTTTCAGTCAGCTCCTGGGAACCAATGCCGAGCAGGTGACCCAGAACGCCAGTGCCAGCGAGTCGATAACCGGGCAAGCCCAGGTCATGGAGCAGGCGCTGGCCCGGTTCGGGCAACCCGCCTGA
- a CDS encoding MbcA/ParS/Xre antitoxin family protein has translation MTTTASLQPTAALADSADAGRVALTFFFNLTAKWCCSAEQQRILLGDIGRTTYHKYKKLPAVRLPRDTMERVSYLMGIHKALRILFSNQEQAVYDWVRKPNSAAPFNGRSALDYMLAGRVIDLADVRRYLDHARG, from the coding sequence ATGACCACAACCGCAAGCCTGCAACCCACCGCCGCTCTGGCCGACAGTGCCGATGCGGGCCGGGTGGCACTGACATTCTTCTTCAACCTCACCGCGAAGTGGTGCTGTTCGGCTGAACAGCAACGCATCCTGCTCGGCGATATCGGCCGTACCACCTATCACAAGTACAAGAAACTGCCTGCAGTGCGCCTGCCCCGCGACACCATGGAACGCGTGTCGTATCTAATGGGCATCCACAAGGCGCTGCGGATTCTGTTCAGCAACCAGGAGCAGGCGGTCTATGACTGGGTGCGCAAGCCCAACAGCGCTGCGCCTTTCAACGGACGCAGCGCGCTGGACTACATGCTGGCCGGTCGGGTAATCGATCTGGCCGATGTGCGACGTTATCTTGATCACGCTCGCGGCTGA
- a CDS encoding RES family NAD+ phosphorylase — protein sequence MPVIRPDRKIWRNAYRIINSAFPPLSVFEDVLDPADLETAYAIEAMTNDRLREEAGELWRVPQAERVSGPGSTPVMAAFTHIGMPTRFSDGTYGVYYCASSLQAAIAETSYHRAEFLAATREDSLELTMRVYINRIVKPLHDIRAGFDALHDPDTRTYPQAQAFGREVRAGGSWGLLYRSVRAPGHECAAIFRPRAASLPLQGPHLRYVWDGKAQAFTHVLEISEL from the coding sequence ATGCCCGTCATCCGGCCAGACCGGAAGATTTGGCGTAACGCCTATCGGATCATTAATAGCGCCTTCCCACCGCTGTCCGTGTTCGAGGATGTACTGGACCCCGCCGATCTGGAAACGGCCTATGCCATTGAAGCCATGACCAATGATCGCCTGCGCGAGGAGGCCGGGGAGCTATGGCGAGTACCCCAGGCGGAGCGTGTGAGCGGACCCGGCTCAACACCGGTGATGGCCGCCTTCACTCACATCGGCATGCCTACCCGCTTCAGCGACGGCACCTATGGGGTTTACTACTGCGCCAGCAGTCTCCAGGCGGCCATCGCCGAAACCAGCTACCACCGCGCCGAATTCCTCGCAGCCACCCGGGAAGACAGCCTGGAGCTGACCATGCGGGTCTATATCAATCGCATTGTCAAACCGTTACACGATATACGCGCCGGGTTCGACGCGTTGCATGATCCGGATACCCGCACCTATCCGCAGGCACAGGCCTTCGGGCGCGAGGTACGCGCAGGCGGCAGCTGGGGTCTGCTGTATCGCAGCGTCCGTGCACCCGGTCATGAGTGCGCCGCGATATTCCGTCCCAGGGCAGCCAGCCTGCCGCTACAGGGTCCGCATTTGCGCTACGTCTGGGATGGCAAGGCGCAGGCCTTTACCCATGTGCTGGAGATCAGCGAGCTATGA
- the chrA gene encoding chromate efflux transporter, which yields MKPHDVNSTVHEPSWQIFLIFLRLGLTSFGGPVAHLGYFREEFVIRRRWLSEKRYADLVALCQFLPGPASSQVGMALGLTRGGYPGVFAAWCGFTLPSALLLIAFALGLSEWGEALPDGLLDGLKIAAVAVVAQAVWSMGGNLCPDAQRVSIMVVAACLVLLVNTPLSQVGVIITAAIIGTLLFKPAMDAPHEALPFTLSRRAGAFWLALFALLLLGLPVLAGVFESQGLALVDAFYRSGSLVFGGGHVVLPLLQAEVVPTGWVDRETFLAGYGAAQAVPGPLFTFAGFLGAAMNPAPSGWAGGMIALLAIFLPSFLLIAGALPFWEALRSQPRIQSALMGINAAVVGLLLAALYDPVWTSAIHGPADFALALLALTALSSWKLPAWLVVLGCGGIGIML from the coding sequence ATGAAACCGCACGACGTGAACTCAACAGTTCACGAACCGAGCTGGCAGATCTTTCTCATATTCTTGCGCCTGGGCCTGACGTCTTTCGGTGGCCCGGTGGCGCATCTGGGCTATTTCCGTGAAGAGTTCGTTATCCGACGTCGCTGGCTCAGCGAGAAGCGTTACGCCGACCTGGTTGCGCTGTGTCAGTTTCTGCCGGGGCCGGCCAGCAGCCAGGTAGGCATGGCGCTGGGCCTGACGCGCGGCGGGTATCCCGGCGTGTTCGCAGCCTGGTGCGGTTTCACATTGCCTTCCGCGCTGCTTCTGATTGCCTTTGCGCTGGGGCTCAGTGAGTGGGGTGAGGCTCTGCCTGACGGCCTGCTGGACGGGCTGAAGATAGCCGCCGTAGCAGTGGTCGCGCAGGCAGTCTGGAGCATGGGAGGTAACCTGTGTCCGGATGCGCAACGGGTCAGTATCATGGTCGTCGCGGCCTGCCTGGTGCTGCTAGTGAACACCCCTCTCAGCCAGGTAGGCGTGATCATCACGGCGGCAATTATCGGCACGCTGCTGTTCAAGCCGGCAATGGATGCGCCGCACGAGGCCTTACCGTTCACGTTGAGCCGGCGCGCAGGTGCTTTCTGGCTCGCGCTTTTTGCGCTGCTTTTGCTCGGGCTGCCTGTGCTTGCAGGCGTGTTTGAATCGCAAGGCCTGGCTCTTGTGGATGCCTTCTATCGCAGCGGATCGCTGGTTTTTGGCGGCGGCCATGTTGTCCTGCCCCTGCTGCAGGCTGAGGTCGTGCCGACCGGCTGGGTCGACCGTGAGACCTTTCTCGCCGGGTATGGCGCTGCGCAGGCCGTTCCTGGCCCCCTGTTTACATTTGCCGGCTTTCTCGGCGCCGCGATGAACCCTGCGCCCAGCGGCTGGGCGGGCGGCATGATCGCCCTGCTCGCGATCTTTCTGCCGTCTTTCCTGTTAATCGCTGGTGCGCTGCCATTCTGGGAAGCGCTGCGCAGCCAACCGCGCATACAGTCCGCGCTGATGGGCATAAACGCCGCCGTCGTCGGGTTGTTACTGGCGGCGCTGTACGATCCGGTATGGACCAGCGCTATCCACGGACCGGCGGATTTTGCGCTGGCACTGCTGGCGCTGACGGCGCTAAGCAGCTGGAAACTACCCGCATGGCTGGTCGTCCTCGGCTGCGGCGGGATCGGCATAATGCTCTGA
- a CDS encoding ABC-F family ATPase, whose translation MISTANITMQFGAKPLFENVSVKFTGGNRYGLIGANGSGKSTFMKILGGELEPSGGQVMLEPNVRLGKLRQDQFAYEEFSVLNTVIMGHEELWKVHAERDRIYSLPEMSEEDGMKVAELETEFAEMDGYTAESRAGELLLGLGIPLDQHNGPMSEIAPGWKLRVLLAQALFSDPEVLLLDEPTNHLDINTIRWLEGVLTSRNSTMIIISHDRHFLNSVCTHMADLDFCELRLFPGNYDEYMTAATQARERLLSDNAKKKAQIAELQTFVSRFSANASKAKQATSRAKQIDKIQLDEVKPSSRVSPFIRFEQHKKLHRQAVILDRVSQGYDGVPLFKNLSLQIEAGERVAIIGPNGIGKTTLLRTLVGEAPPMAGTVKWAESADVGYFAQEHGDDFKDDYNLFDWMSQWTQGGEQLVRGTLGRMLFSNDDIAKSVKVISGGEQGRMLFGKLILQKANVMVMDEPTNHLDMESIEALNLALDNYPGTLIFVSHDREFVSSLATRIIELSADGVTDFSGTYEDYLREIGVAS comes from the coding sequence TTGATTTCTACCGCGAATATCACCATGCAATTCGGGGCAAAACCCCTTTTCGAGAACGTTTCCGTCAAATTCACCGGTGGCAATCGCTACGGTCTGATTGGCGCCAACGGCAGCGGCAAGTCGACGTTCATGAAAATTCTCGGCGGGGAGCTCGAACCTTCTGGCGGCCAGGTTATGCTCGAGCCAAACGTGCGCCTGGGCAAGCTGCGTCAGGATCAGTTCGCCTATGAAGAGTTCAGCGTGCTCAATACGGTGATCATGGGGCATGAAGAGCTGTGGAAAGTGCACGCCGAGCGGGACCGCATCTATTCACTCCCGGAAATGAGCGAAGAGGACGGCATGAAGGTCGCCGAACTGGAGACGGAGTTTGCCGAGATGGATGGCTACACCGCCGAGTCCCGCGCTGGCGAGCTGCTGCTCGGTCTGGGCATCCCGCTGGATCAGCATAACGGCCCGATGAGCGAGATCGCGCCCGGCTGGAAGCTCCGCGTCCTGCTGGCGCAGGCGCTGTTTTCCGACCCGGAAGTCCTGTTGCTCGACGAGCCGACCAACCACCTGGATATCAATACCATCCGCTGGCTGGAAGGCGTGCTGACCTCGCGCAACAGCACCATGATCATTATCTCCCACGACCGCCACTTCCTGAACAGTGTATGCACGCATATGGCTGATCTGGATTTCTGCGAGCTGCGCCTGTTCCCGGGCAACTACGATGAATACATGACTGCCGCGACGCAGGCCCGTGAGCGTCTGCTATCGGACAACGCCAAGAAGAAGGCGCAGATCGCTGAACTGCAGACCTTTGTCAGCCGCTTCTCCGCCAACGCCTCAAAGGCCAAGCAGGCCACCAGCCGCGCCAAGCAGATCGACAAGATCCAGCTGGACGAGGTCAAGCCGTCCAGCCGCGTCAGCCCGTTCATCCGCTTCGAGCAGCACAAGAAGCTGCACCGTCAGGCAGTCATTCTGGATCGGGTCAGCCAGGGTTACGACGGCGTGCCCCTGTTCAAGAACCTCAGCCTGCAGATCGAGGCCGGTGAGCGGGTTGCCATCATCGGACCCAACGGTATCGGTAAAACCACCCTGTTGCGCACCCTGGTGGGCGAAGCGCCGCCGATGGCCGGCACCGTGAAGTGGGCAGAAAGCGCTGACGTCGGTTACTTCGCGCAGGAACACGGCGATGACTTCAAGGACGACTACAACCTGTTCGACTGGATGTCCCAGTGGACCCAGGGCGGCGAACAACTGGTCCGCGGCACGCTCGGTCGAATGCTGTTCTCCAATGACGATATTGCCAAGTCGGTGAAGGTTATCTCCGGCGGTGAGCAGGGCCGCATGCTGTTCGGCAAGTTGATTCTGCAAAAGGCCAACGTGATGGTCATGGACGAGCCGACCAACCACCTGGACATGGAATCCATCGAAGCGCTCAACCTGGCGCTGGATAACTACCCCGGCACATTGATCTTCGTCAGCCACGACCGCGAATTCGTCTCCAGTCTGGCTACCCGCATTATCGAGCTGTCCGCCGACGGCGTGACCGACTTCAGCGGCACCTACGAGGATTACCTGCGCGAAATCGGCGTCGCCTCCTGA
- a CDS encoding DUF1294 domain-containing protein — MQHRLLKTVVFGVLCALPLTGALHLASGGVFWPLVVYAAASLISYLMYRSDKRSAIASRQRIPEKWLHLSEGVGGWPGALMAQQLLRHKTRKLSYQLMFWLIVLLHQLFWFDWLVLDGRALGEWLRPLFN; from the coding sequence ATGCAGCACAGGTTGTTGAAGACAGTGGTGTTCGGAGTGTTATGCGCGCTGCCGCTGACGGGGGCGCTGCACCTGGCTTCGGGCGGCGTGTTCTGGCCATTGGTGGTGTATGCCGCCGCAAGTCTGATCAGCTATCTGATGTACCGATCAGACAAGCGCAGCGCCATCGCGTCGCGCCAGAGGATTCCGGAAAAGTGGCTACATCTGTCGGAAGGCGTGGGCGGCTGGCCCGGTGCGCTGATGGCGCAGCAGTTGTTACGCCACAAGACGCGCAAGCTGTCCTATCAGCTGATGTTCTGGTTGATCGTCCTGCTTCATCAACTGTTCTGGTTTGACTGGTTGGTACTGGACGGGCGCGCGCTGGGAGAGTGGCTGCGCCCGTTGTTCAACTGA